The Haloarcula sp. H-GB4 genome segment GCCGCTACTGCTCTCAGCTTCGACGGCGAGCGTTTCGGTGGTTGCGTTGCCAATAGAGAGCGACCGATCGCCCTCATCATCGAAGGAGATACTGAATGACACAGTTGCTGTCTCACCGCCGGCAATCGGACCGAGGCTTTTGGACTTGAGCGTCTGGTTGCTCTCTGTGAGCGCCGCGGTGTAGTTCCCACTCTCTGTGCCGACATTTGCAACAGTCGCTGTCACGTCAACTGATTCGCCGGTTTCAACGGATGAACTGCTCAGCTTTGCGTCACGAATCTTGAACGTCGCCGGCTGGGTTACTGAGATGTTTCCGCCGGAGTCACTGTTGACCGCCACATCGTACTCACCGCCACTCTCGAAGACGTAAACGAAGGTGACCTCGGTCTGTTGACCGCCCGAGAGCGTAACGTTCCTCGTGTCCACGATGTCGTCGTTGGTCTGCAGGCGAACTGGGGAGGTCCCCTCCTCGTCACCATTGTTGACGACCGTGGCAGTCACCTCAACGGGCTCGCCTGTTCGAGCGCTCGTCCGGTTCAGTTCGACAGCAGTCGTGTCGAACGCCGCCGGCTCTTTGACCGTGACTGTGCCCGCTCGCGCGCCATTGATATCGACGACGTAGTTCCCACTGTCGTTGAAGACGTGTTCGTACGTGATTTCTCTCGCCTCACCGCCATCTAAAGTCACTGTTCGGCTCTCCACGACCGAATTCGCGACTGAGAAGTTCCCTGTGACGTTCCCCGCCTGTCCACCGGTGTTCGTTATGGTCGCGCTAAGTTCGACAGCACCGCCTTGGGTCACGGACTCGCTACTGACTGCCGCGTTGCTGATCTCGAACATCGCCGGCTCAGTCACGGTCACACGGGCTCCGAACTGGTTGTCGACGGCAATGTCTCGCGTCCCCGCATCGCTGAATGACTGGACGAACGTGACAGTCGCTTCCTCGCCGCCGTTGAGTGTCACCGATTGCGTGTCGATCGTGGTACCGTCTTCCTGTAACCGCACATCGGCCGTCCCGGTCTGGTCACCTTCGTTCCGGACGGTCGCGGCGACCGCTATCGGCGCTCCGGTGACGACATCCGTTCTGTTCAGGTCAACGCTGGTGGTTTCGAACGTCGCCGTCTCAGACACACGGACCGTCCCGACCCGCACCCCATCAAGATCGATGGAGTACGTGCCAACGGCAGTGAACGGCTCCGTGAACGAGACAGTCGTCGATTCCCCGGGGCCTAATTGCAGGTCCGTGGCGCTCGTCTGCTCGTCAGCAACCGTAAGCGGGACCTCGTAGGTGCCGGCCTGGTCGCCGGTGTTCGTGACCGTTGCAGTCACCGCGACGCTCTGTCCCTCGCTCACACTTGTCGTGTTCAGCGCCCTATCGGATACCTCGAACGTCGCTGGCTGCTCTACTGTGACGGTCTGTGTCTCGCTCCCGACGGTGAACTGGTACGTTCCGGGCTCGTCGAACGTCCGCACGTACGTGTCCGTCCCGGATTCACCCGGTGCGAGGTCGAACGAGACGGCGTCGGGGACTTGATTCCCCGTTTCGATCCAGAACTCCTGGCCTGCGGTCACGGTTCCATCGTTTCTGGCCCTCACCGTCAGTTCTGCCGCGTCGCCCCGGGTGACCGTCGTCCGGTTCCAGCTCGCGTCGGTGATCTGGATATCGGGCTGGCCGACAGTCAGGGTGCCGGCAGTGACACCGCCCACCGTAACCTCGTGGTCACCCTCATCAACAGCTCCTTCAAGGCGATAGAGGTACGTCTCGTTGGCTGTCTCTCCAGCCGAAACCGTTATCGATTCCTGGCCGACCTGCGTACCGCCAACTTCGATAGGCAGAGAAATTGTACCTGTCTGTCCGCCAGCATTCTCCACCGTCACCCATAGCTCCGGCTCGCGGGTTCCAATGCCGCCCGTATCCGTGTCAGTATTGACCTGGGTGTCGATGAGCCCGGCGTCCTGAATCTGGATATTGGGTGGCTCAGCTCCACCGCCATTCTGTGCTTCGACGGTCAGCGTCCCAGCGGTCGTATCGCTAACCGAAATCTCCCGCTCGCCGCTGTCGTCGAACGAGCGACTGAAGCTCACTTCCCGAGAGCTATCGCCGTCGACTGCAACTGACTGCGTGTCAACGGTACTGCCGTCGACAACGAGTTCCGCCTCAAAGGTCCCGGCCGCCGCGCCGTTGTTCACGACCGTCGCCGTCACATCGACTGATTCGCCGACGGCCACGGTGTCAGTGCTCAACTGAGCGTCCCGAACCGCAAACGAGGCCGGTTCGAGTACGTCGACATCACCGGCCGATTCACCCGCGACGTCGACGGTATACGTTCCGCTACTGTCAAACGAATGCGTGTACGACACCGTCGTGGACTCGCCGCCGTCGAGCGTTACCTCCCGCGCCTCCAACGTGTCGTCGTTGACCGTGAACGGCACCGCCAAGGTCCCCGCCCGGTCGCCGGTGTTCGTGACGGTGGCCGTTATCTCGACGGGCTCACCCACGTCGACCGTCGACCTGTTGAGTCCCCGCTCGCTGACCTCGATACTTGGCGGGTCGCCTACGCTGATCGTCTGGGTTTCCTCGGCGGTACCGAACTCGAATGTCCCGGATTCCTCGAACGTGTGTACGTACGTGTCCGTCCCGGACACGCCCGGTTCGAGGTTGAAAGACACTGCGTCAACTGACGTTCCGTCTACGTAAGTGAAAACATCCCGCTGGCCGGAAACAGCGCCGGTGTTCTCTGCGGAGACCGTCAGTTCAACGGCTCCGCCTTCGCTGACCGTCGTCGTATTCCATGAATGGTCCGTGACGGTGATGTTGGACTCGCCAACGACCAGCGTACCCGCGGGTTCACCGTTGACCGTCACTTCGTGTTCCCCGTTTTCGATATAGCCGCCGTCGCTGGTTTCGAGTAGGTACGTCGTGGTGACGTTCCTCGTTCCATCGGCGTTGACGGTCACCTCTTCGGGGCCGATGACCGTCACTTCTCGCCCGCCGACCTCGACAGTAATTGTTTCTGTCCCGTCCGTGTCGCCCGTGTTCTCGAACGTGACCCACAGCTCAGGCTCTGGCGTATTCATCTGCCCCGTATCGACCCGCTTGTCGATCAATCCGGCGTCCTGTACCTCGATGTCCGGTCCCGCAACCGTCTCTGTCTCGTGATTGGACGCCGCCGCGACACCCGTTCCGTACATCGGGGCCGTCGACACCGCAACCACAGCCAGTAGCGTCATCGCTGATAGCCACAGGCCCGTAATCTTACCCATGGGTTGGCCGATGATAGTCTGGTAATTAGTTAGCAGGAACGAATCGCAAAGTAAGGTCATATTATCGCTGCTACCGTCCGCTACCGCCGGTTCTAGTCTAATAAGGGCCGGGACACGGCATTACAGATAATGCCCTATTCGATCCACTCCGCAAGCACAGCCAGCGCGTTGGTATACATATAGTACCTCAAATGACGTTCGTCCTTTCAATCGTCGCCATCACCCGCGGCGCGGTGGCGAGCCTCACGTTGGCCGGACACTCAACAGTGCAGTTCTGCAGTCTGGTCCATCGACAGGACACGTCACACGGGGACAGTAGCGGTGAAAATCAAGTCGGGGCTATCAGAGACGCTTGCTCACGTACGGGCCGTCCTGTTTGTACCCCAGTTTCTCCCGGTAGTACTGCCGGACACCGATGCCGGAAATGACGGCCAGTTTCGGGAAGCCGGCGTCCCGGGCCAATACCTCCGCTTTCTCCAGCAGTTTCTTCCCGTAGCCTTTGTGCTGGTGGTCCTCATCATCACCTTCCTGCCCGACACCGACGGCGTTACCGTAGACGTGGAGTTCACGCACGATTGCGGCGTCCTGTAGCTCCCGGCGCACTGGGTCGTTGGGGAATCGAAGCCGACAGAAGCCGACGAGCACGTCGTTGTCGAAGTCTTCGAAAGAGATGAAGTGTTCCGTGCCACCACAGGCCTCGTAAGTCATCACGTTGAGTTCGATGTTCTCGGCGGCGTCGTCGCTGTGTCCAGCCTCCCGACAGCGGATACAGTCACACGTCCAGTCGTGTTCTTCCATCCGCTTCCAAGCGAGTTGCCGGAGATTCGACTTCCAGACGCCGCCTTCGATGAAGTCAGCCGGGATATCCCGCTGGACGCGCTGAAGACGGGTGTAGCGGGGAATCATATCCTTGATTTCGGCGACTAACTCGGCGGCCTCGTCGTTGTCCAGTGGGTCGAACTCGTCTTTGCGCCACCAGTCGTAGGTGACGGTTCCCTCGACGATCAGCGTCGGGTATATCTTGAGATAGTCCGGCCGCCAGTCCGTCTCGTCGAAGATACGTCGGAAGTCCTCCAGACACATCTCCTTTGACATCCCGGGCTGGCCCGGCATCATGTGGAAGCCGACTTTGAACCCCGAGTCTCGCAGGCGACGGTTGGCGTCGATGGAGGCTTGGACACCGTGGCCGCGGTGCATCTCGCGGTTGATCCGCTCGAAGGTGGTCTGGACGCCCACTTCGACTTTCGTTGCGCCGAGGTCAAGCATCCGGTCGATCTGTTCGGGGTCACACCAGTCGGGCTTTGTCTCGAACGTCGTGGCGACGTTGCGGACGTCGGCGGTCTCGTTCTCCGCGATGACGTCCTCGAGATAGCGGAACTCGTAGTCGTCTTCGGCGAAGCTCACGTCCTCTGCGGGCGTCGGCTCTCCGTCCACGTCGAAGTCGTTCATCGCCTCGAGGGCTCGCTTGACGAACCACTCCTGATAGTCGTGGCTCCGGGCCGTCATCGTCCCGCCCATCACGATGAGTTCGGCCTTGTCGACGGGGTGGCCGATCTCCCGCAGTTGGTTGAGCCGAAGGGTGACCTGGCCGTACGGGTCGTAGTCATTCTGTTCGCCGCGTGCGGCCGCGGGTTCGTGACCGGTGTAGGACTGGGCGGAGGAGAACTCCGAGTCGGGACCACCGGGACAGTACAGACACTTCCCGTGGGGGCACCGCTCTGGCGATGTCATGATCGCGATTGGGGACACACCTGAGGCGGTCCGAACCGGCTTGCGCTGGAGGACCTCCTCCAGCACCTCGCGGTGCTCTTGTGGCGCGTAATCGAGTAGTTCGGAGTTTTTCGGCACTTTCGGCGCGGAGTACTCCCGGCAGACGTCGATCTTGGCTGATTCGACGTCGTCGCGCTCGACCTCGCCTGCGAGAATCCGGTCGACCAGCTCCGCACACACCTGCTGGAAGGTCTCTGTCTCGTCTGGGTCCGGCGTCTCCGTACTCATCGGCGTTGTGCGAAATCGGCGTCTCGGCCGAATAAGCGTGTCGCTCGGGTATCGTCAATGATGGGGCTAGCCGTGGGGTTCATTGTGCTGTCACCCCATGTTAGAGTATGAGCGGTGAAACGGACGACACCGGGAGCCCTGACCGGCCGACCTTCCGCGGCTGCGTATTCTGTTACAGCGCTGAGTGGGCGTACTACGGTGCCAAGAAGGCGGCTAAATCCGTCTCGTCACCGGATACGTAGGGCCCGTCGAATTCCGGAAACAATCCGGGGCCGTCTGCTCTCCGCCGCAGACGCCTTCATTATTTTGAGTGATACTGCGGGTAAGTCGCTACATATTGACCAAAGCGTGAGAACGACTGTCGATACGTCACTTCTGGTGTTGGCGATCCGCTGTATCGTGAGCGGCCGGTAACACGACTGCCGCCCAGAGAGCGGCGATAGACTAATTTCTAGAAACGACGACCGGTTCTCCGGCCACGACGGACGCACCGAGCGACACTATATTCCTCCGGTAAGGGCATGAACGCGACGATACCGCAGTTCAAGCATTGATAATCTGCGCGAAAGGGTTAATTTGCGGTACTCGAACGATGCGTACGTATGGCTCAGTCAACGGGAAATGTCGGGCAGACAACAGACAGTAATCCAAGCGTAGCCGAGCGGCTACAAAGCTTTGTATCCTACATTCCGGACGGCTCGACAATCCCGGACAAGCAGTGGCGCAACCGACACCGGAGCGTGGTACTCGTGACACTGCTTCACATCCCGTTCTTATTCGGACTTGGTATCTACACTGGGTCTACTCCGATAGCAGAAGCGCAAATCCCTGCAACCCCGCTGTCTCGGGTACTGCTACTCTGTGGGGTCGTGTTTGCCCTATCTGCAAGTAGCCTCATCCCTCGCTTCAGGCGGCGTGTCAGGACCATCCTCTCGGTTACGGCAGTATTTGTGTCGTCACTGGCTCTTGTCCAACTCTCCGGCGGCTATATCGAAGCCCATTTTCACTTCTTTGTTGGGATGGCGATAGTTGCTGTGTACGAGGACTGGGTCCCATTCCTGTGGGGACTGGCGTATGTCGTTCTCACCCACGGATACTTTGGGACCATCGACCCGAGTCGCGTCTACAACCACACGGCAGCGATTAACAACCCGTGGGCATGGGGGCTTATCCATGGTGGGTTCGTCCTGATGCTGTGTGTCGCCCTCGTGAACAACTGGGTATCGACCGAGCGGTCACGCGAGAAATCCCAGGCACGTTTTGAACAAGCCGAACAGCGCGCCTCGGACATCGATGACCTCCAAGCCAAGCAAGAGGAGATAGAGCAACAACGCGCCGAGGCAAAAGAAGCCCGTAAAAAAGCGGAGCGAAAAATGCAGGAAGCCGAGCGGCAAAACACTGAATTGCAGGAGACGGCCAGCAGATTCAGTGAGGCCATGTCGGCCGCTGCCGACGGTGACCTAACAGTTCGGGTCGACCCTGACGTAGCTGACAACAACGCGATGGTACAGATCGCCGAGTCGTTCAACAAGATGATGACGGAGACGGAGTCGGCGATGGAAGAGATACAGACGTTCTCTCAGGAGGTTGCGTCCACAAGCGACCAGGCCACGGCCGGTGCGAACCAGGCAACAGGGGCCAGCGAAGATATGAGCGAATCGATTCAGGGAATCGCCAGCGGGGCGGCCGAACAGCAGGAGATGCTCGAAACCGTTTCCGGCGAGATGACTGACCTGTCGGCGACTGTCGAAGAGGTCGCCGCATCTGCCGAAACTGTCGCGGAGCGGTCCCGTGAGACGGCCGAAATCGCTGACGACGGCGAAGAGACAGCACAGGAAGCGATAGCAGGCTCCCGGGAAGTCCAGACGGCGATCGATTCGACCGTTGAAAACGTGGAGCGACTGGACGAGAAAATGGCTGAGATCGGTGACATCGTCGAACTCATCGGTGACATCGCTGAGCAGACGAACATGTTGGCCCTGAACGCCAACATAGAGGCTGCCCGGGCCGGAAACGGGTCTGGCGGTGACGGGTTCGCCGTCGTCGCGGACGAGGTCAAACAGCTAGCCGAGGAGACGCAGGCCTCGGCGACCGAGATCGAACAGCTCATCGCGGAGACGCAGGCACAGACCGAAACCACGGTCACGGAGGCGCGGGGAGCCAAGAAGGATATGCAAGAGAGCACCGAAGCCGTAGAGGCTGTTGTCGACACGTTCTCGCAAGTAGCTGAAAACGCCGAAGCGACTGACAACGGTATTCAGGAGATCAGTGACACGACCGATGACCAGGCCGCCACGACCGAGGAAACGGTGTCGATGGTCGAGGAGGCTGTGGACATCAGCGAGTCGACCGCCGCGGAGACCGAAACCGCCTCCGCGACGGCGCAGGAACAGGCCGCGTCGATGTCACAGGTCAGCGCCAGCATCGAATCCCTTGCCGAGCAGTCCGAGCGGCTCCAGACGATGCTGTCGGAGTTCGACGTCGGCAGCCGCTAAGACTCACTCGTCCCAGTACTCTTTTTCCGCGTTCATATCGAGATATGTTGACAGCGTCCGGTCTGCTTTCTCGCCGCCCGGAGGCGATCCGGCATACAGCCCGACCATCTCCCGGTCGGGGTAGACGGTGATGTCCGGCTCCTCCATTGTCGAGACCATCAGCAGCCGGAGTTCAGACTCACCAGCTTCGATTTCGTGCGCGCTCTCCTCGCCAGCCGGGAGCGCGACGTAGTCGCCCGCTTCCAGCGCGTGCTCGTCGGCCTCGGGGCCGAGCCGGAGTGTTCCTGTTCCGCCCCGAACGAATATCGCTTCCTCGTTGCCCTCGTGGTAGTGGCGCACCCAGAGTCGCTTGCCCGGCGGCACGGCATAGAGACTCGCGCCGAGTTGCTCACCCCCGGCAGCGTCACCGATCTGCTTGCGTCTGAAGGTCCGGTCGCCGTGGTCGTGGTCGGTCCAATCGAGATCGGCTTCGTTGACGGGGCCGTCGCTCATGCCCGATCAGATTGCCGGCGGGGAGAAAAAGTCTGCCGCGTTACAGCTCGTCAGCCAGCACGTCGAGCATGGCGTCGAGGACGGCCGGGCGCTCGCCGGCCAGATAACGGATGGTGCCTTCGCGCACGCTCCGTGTCGCGACGCCGCCTTCGGGAACTCGCTCGCTGACCTCGTTGACCAGTTCGTGCAGGTCCAGATCGCCGTTGGCGCGGACGTACATCGTGTCCGTCGAGATGCCGAGCACGGCGTCGCTCTCGTCGCGAACGTCCCGGTGGAGTTCATCGAGCAGGAGCGACTCCGGCGGGAACTCGTACTGGTGGGTGAACGCGTCCGTGTCGAGGACGGCGATGTCGACGCCGTCGACGGTCCGGTGATCGAGATTGGCCCGGGCGGTGGACACCTCTTCGTCGACCTTCTCGCGGAACTGCTCGGCGATGTGGCCAGCCAGGCCGCCCACGTCTTCCTCGTCGTCGCCGAATACGAGGTCGGTGATGAGTTCGCGCTTGTCCTCGTAGGACTGGTAGTGGGCTTCAAGCGCGACGGCTTCGCGGAGTTCCGACACCGCGGTCTCGTCGTAGCCGGCCTCGCTGGCGGCGTCCACGTAGGGTTCTGGGATATCCTCCCAGAAGCTCACAGCGGGGAGGTGTTGCAGGTCGTCGCGAACGTCTTCGTTGACGTGTGCAGCGACGTTGGCCGCAAGCGCCGTCGAGGTGGTTTCGGAAACGGCGTCAGCCGAAGGTGAGACGACAGCGTCGACGGTGTCGACGACCGCACCGTCGACGTCGATGTCGTCGATGACGACGCTCGGTGCGCCGTACACGTTCAGCAGGTCGAAGCCGTCGAGGCTCTCGCGCGTGCCGCCGGCGGCGACAAAGACGAACAGCGGGAGCTTCTCCTCGTGGCGCTCCCGGTTGTCAAGCATCGTCGTCGTGTCCTTCGTCGCGTCGTCCATGTCGTAGACGCCGCCCTCAATCGGTCGCCGATCGAAGTAGTGATACTTCGCGTCGGCGCGGCGGTGCTGCTCGGTGACGAGCGGGAGCGCGGCCCGTTCGAGCGCGCTGCCGGCGAGGTAGCCGTCCGCAGTGTTGGCGTGGCGAACGATGACCGGTCGGTCGGTCAGCACTGCTTTCCGGATCTGGGTCGCCGCTTCGACCAGTTCGTCGGAGAGGGCCGCGACCGCCGTGTCTTCGGCGAGCGGTTCAGCCGTGTCGGGTCGGGCCTCGTCGTCGAGCGCATCGGCGAGTCGCTGTTCGACTTCTTCGCGCTCCTCTGCTTCGAGCACGCCGAGGTCCTCGGTCTCGACCTGCAGTTCGCCACGTCGCTCACGGACGTCGCCCGACAGTCGAACGTAGTCATCTTCTTCGACTTCGGGGTAAGCGCGGACACCCGCTTCGACGAAAGCCGCACAGTCGACGGTGCCGGTCTCGTCCTGCAGTTCGAACACCGTCGGCCCGGAGGTTTGTCGGATGCCGACGACTTCGCCTTCCAGTCTAACGTCCGCACCGACGTGGTCGTCAAGGTCGCCGATAGCCGCGGCGACCGGTTCATCGGTCGTCGCTTCGTCCGACTGACTCGCCTCGCTCTCTGCGTCGGCTTCCTCGTCGGATTCGGTCATGACGGCGGTGTTCGACCCACTGTCGTTGCCGCCGACGGCCGCAGTGCCCTCGACGCGGTCGGCGTCGCTGGCTCGGCTGACGGCACCGGCGCTTGTGGAACTCTCAGATTCAGACTGGCTTGCGCCGGAGTCGTCGTCCGCACTCGACACGTCGTCACTCTGGTTTGCGGACTCGTCGGCCGTCGACTCGGACTCGACTTCTTCGTCCTCCTCGTCATCTTCGTTCTCAAGTAGGACGGAATGGCCGATTTCCGGGTCGTCGACGAGGACGCCGCGGAACTCGCGCTCGGACTGGCGAATCGACCAGCCGAGGTCGACATTGCCGTTGTCCCGTACGTTTTTGACCTGAACGTAGACGTTGTCGCCCGACTCCCAGTCGAGGGAATCGAGCCGCTGGTCCAGTTCGCTCCGGTGGAGCAGCCCCGTTACGCTGTCGCCGATGTCGACGAACACGCCGAACTCGGCGAAGCCGTCGACACTGCCGCGGTAGTAGCGGTCGACCGATAGCTGGTCGGCACGCGAGCCACGGAACTCGAACAGGGCGTCCTCCTCGTGGAGGTCACAGATGCGTCCTTCGACAGATTTGCCGCAGATGATACACGAACCCATTACACGGTGCAAGTATGTCGGGCCTAAAACGGTTGTCGAATTCCGGCCGAACGAAACAGGTCCGCTATTCGAACATCTCTCTCTCCTCTTCCAGCAGTTCGAGCCCTGAAGCGACCGCTTTCGCCTGTTCCGGGAACAGAGCAACCTCGATTTCGCTTCCCTGTTCGTCTTCGAAGGCAATTTTGACGCGCTTGTCGCCGTATTCGCGAACGTCGACGCCGTCCACGTCGTACATCTTGATCGTCGCTTCCTTGTTCGACGGGCCGACGCTCTTGAACGCTCCATCCTTGAGTTCCAGCATGAACTGGTCGATGTCGATACTGAGCATCGTTCGGAAACGCATGCCGACGGACCCTAAAACCCGTAGTTAGCGGCCAGCACCGAGAGGGCCTGGAAGCCGCGGAAGCCGTAGCCGAAGATAATTGCGGCAGGGATGGCCCCGACGATCGCGGCCACTGGGAGTCTAACGTTGTGGACGACAGCGGTCCCAATCAGGTACAGCCCCGCGCCCCAGGCGGTGACGAGCACCCGGACCTCTGCGCTCGGCAGACCCGCCAGCAGACAAGGGGCCATCGCGTAGCACATCACCTGCACGGTCTCGCTGACGCCACCGCGGTCCGACGCGACGGGGAGCAACAGCAGTGTCTGCAACGCCGCCGTTAGATGCACCGTTGCCGGCGTGACGAACACAAGAATGGCAAACAGTGCCAGTACCGCAACGCCTGGCGAGAACCCGCCGATGGCGGGATAATCAAACGGCCCCGTAGACAGGAGTCCCCGTTGGGCCAGTTTGACGACGGCGTAACGGCTCACTTCCTCGAAGAGGACGACCATCGCCGCGAACACCAGCCCCGGGGCCTGATCACCCGGTCCGACGCCGGTGCGGAAGAACCGCCGCGGACGCCGCAGTATCTCGACCCACGCGCGAACAAGCGCGGTTGGCCCCCGGTCCCGGCCACCGGTCGGATTCTCGACCCACTGAGTCACGCCGGGAACTTGGGCGCGGGCCGGTTTGACCGTTTCCTTCTCTCGGCCAGTGGCCCCTTCCAGCACAGACACGCATAGCGGTCTACGCGGCTAATCATCTGCTCCTTCGAATCAGTCGCTCACGGCTCGGACACCCACGGCGGTCCTCACGGCTAATCATCTGCTCCGACGTTCTCCGCACTCTCGAAACACGCCGGGTCCGGTTCGATGTTCGCGTACTGGACCGCTTCCTCACCGAGCGTCGTCACGCGGTCTTCGATGTCGGCGTCGACTATCTGATCGTCGGCGATATGATCGCTCGCGTTCGGAACTGCAGCCTGGTGTGGGATGACCCAGCAGTTCAGCGCCCGACAGACCGAGCGAAGGTGTTCGAGCGCGGTGATCGGAAAGCCTCCACCGGCAACTGCCAGT includes the following:
- a CDS encoding beta strand repeat-containing protein; amino-acid sequence: MGKITGLWLSAMTLLAVVAVSTAPMYGTGVAAASNHETETVAGPDIEVQDAGLIDKRVDTGQMNTPEPELWVTFENTGDTDGTETITVEVGGREVTVIGPEEVTVNADGTRNVTTTYLLETSDGGYIENGEHEVTVNGEPAGTLVVGESNITVTDHSWNTTTVSEGGAVELTVSAENTGAVSGQRDVFTYVDGTSVDAVSFNLEPGVSGTDTYVHTFEESGTFEFGTAEETQTISVGDPPSIEVSERGLNRSTVDVGEPVEITATVTNTGDRAGTLAVPFTVNDDTLEAREVTLDGGESTTVSYTHSFDSSGTYTVDVAGESAGDVDVLEPASFAVRDAQLSTDTVAVGESVDVTATVVNNGAAAGTFEAELVVDGSTVDTQSVAVDGDSSREVSFSRSFDDSGEREISVSDTTAGTLTVEAQNGGGAEPPNIQIQDAGLIDTQVNTDTDTGGIGTREPELWVTVENAGGQTGTISLPIEVGGTQVGQESITVSAGETANETYLYRLEGAVDEGDHEVTVGGVTAGTLTVGQPDIQITDASWNRTTVTRGDAAELTVRARNDGTVTAGQEFWIETGNQVPDAVSFDLAPGESGTDTYVRTFDEPGTYQFTVGSETQTVTVEQPATFEVSDRALNTTSVSEGQSVAVTATVTNTGDQAGTYEVPLTVADEQTSATDLQLGPGESTTVSFTEPFTAVGTYSIDLDGVRVGTVRVSETATFETTSVDLNRTDVVTGAPIAVAATVRNEGDQTGTADVRLQEDGTTIDTQSVTLNGGEEATVTFVQSFSDAGTRDIAVDNQFGARVTVTEPAMFEISNAAVSSESVTQGGAVELSATITNTGGQAGNVTGNFSVANSVVESRTVTLDGGEAREITYEHVFNDSGNYVVDINGARAGTVTVKEPAAFDTTAVELNRTSARTGEPVEVTATVVNNGDEEGTSPVRLQTNDDIVDTRNVTLSGGQQTEVTFVYVFESGGEYDVAVNSDSGGNISVTQPATFKIRDAKLSSSSVETGESVDVTATVANVGTESGNYTAALTESNQTLKSKSLGPIAGGETATVSFSISFDDEGDRSLSIGNATTETLAVEAESSSGGGGGGGGGGGGGGGGGGGFSSNDDSDETDNGGGAEAPSISQSQIDNGVTVQVTADAANSTVTQSLNRSGPSETAPAFTLSELSLNVTNESNGFNATLLGPHATPNDMAAVQEDGVRGYVTVTSGANASAISRATYTLRLNESALPANGSMDAVRVFQYHNGSWSQLPSTVDATNRSIRATASNLSTIAVVSPAANASTPKVSDSSNTDTSTPTPAELTVADASLMADWVRSGFNTSARATVENPTNETVEQTLTVTVDGDSVASRTVRLNAGEQTTVTIEFEAVNGAVAVNGVSAGDLRVGSTTAQSTGGSGTDETGESGGGAEPAAETVAASGPGFTVQLVALALALIAGLVRVRRRV
- a CDS encoding tRNA uridine(34) 5-carboxymethylaminomethyl modification radical SAM/GNAT enzyme Elp3 produces the protein MSTETPDPDETETFQQVCAELVDRILAGEVERDDVESAKIDVCREYSAPKVPKNSELLDYAPQEHREVLEEVLQRKPVRTASGVSPIAIMTSPERCPHGKCLYCPGGPDSEFSSAQSYTGHEPAAARGEQNDYDPYGQVTLRLNQLREIGHPVDKAELIVMGGTMTARSHDYQEWFVKRALEAMNDFDVDGEPTPAEDVSFAEDDYEFRYLEDVIAENETADVRNVATTFETKPDWCDPEQIDRMLDLGATKVEVGVQTTFERINREMHRGHGVQASIDANRRLRDSGFKVGFHMMPGQPGMSKEMCLEDFRRIFDETDWRPDYLKIYPTLIVEGTVTYDWWRKDEFDPLDNDEAAELVAEIKDMIPRYTRLQRVQRDIPADFIEGGVWKSNLRQLAWKRMEEHDWTCDCIRCREAGHSDDAAENIELNVMTYEACGGTEHFISFEDFDNDVLVGFCRLRFPNDPVRRELQDAAIVRELHVYGNAVGVGQEGDDEDHQHKGYGKKLLEKAEVLARDAGFPKLAVISGIGVRQYYREKLGYKQDGPYVSKRL
- a CDS encoding methyl-accepting chemotaxis protein, translating into MAQSTGNVGQTTDSNPSVAERLQSFVSYIPDGSTIPDKQWRNRHRSVVLVTLLHIPFLFGLGIYTGSTPIAEAQIPATPLSRVLLLCGVVFALSASSLIPRFRRRVRTILSVTAVFVSSLALVQLSGGYIEAHFHFFVGMAIVAVYEDWVPFLWGLAYVVLTHGYFGTIDPSRVYNHTAAINNPWAWGLIHGGFVLMLCVALVNNWVSTERSREKSQARFEQAEQRASDIDDLQAKQEEIEQQRAEAKEARKKAERKMQEAERQNTELQETASRFSEAMSAAADGDLTVRVDPDVADNNAMVQIAESFNKMMTETESAMEEIQTFSQEVASTSDQATAGANQATGASEDMSESIQGIASGAAEQQEMLETVSGEMTDLSATVEEVAASAETVAERSRETAEIADDGEETAQEAIAGSREVQTAIDSTVENVERLDEKMAEIGDIVELIGDIAEQTNMLALNANIEAARAGNGSGGDGFAVVADEVKQLAEETQASATEIEQLIAETQAQTETTVTEARGAKKDMQESTEAVEAVVDTFSQVAENAEATDNGIQEISDTTDDQAATTEETVSMVEEAVDISESTAAETETASATAQEQAASMSQVSASIESLAEQSERLQTMLSEFDVGSR
- a CDS encoding cupin domain-containing protein, with product MSDGPVNEADLDWTDHDHGDRTFRRKQIGDAAGGEQLGASLYAVPPGKRLWVRHYHEGNEEAIFVRGGTGTLRLGPEADEHALEAGDYVALPAGEESAHEIEAGESELRLLMVSTMEEPDITVYPDREMVGLYAGSPPGGEKADRTLSTYLDMNAEKEYWDE
- a CDS encoding DHH family phosphoesterase, giving the protein MGSCIICGKSVEGRICDLHEEDALFEFRGSRADQLSVDRYYRGSVDGFAEFGVFVDIGDSVTGLLHRSELDQRLDSLDWESGDNVYVQVKNVRDNGNVDLGWSIRQSEREFRGVLVDDPEIGHSVLLENEDDEEDEEVESESTADESANQSDDVSSADDDSGASQSESESSTSAGAVSRASDADRVEGTAAVGGNDSGSNTAVMTESDEEADAESEASQSDEATTDEPVAAAIGDLDDHVGADVRLEGEVVGIRQTSGPTVFELQDETGTVDCAAFVEAGVRAYPEVEEDDYVRLSGDVRERRGELQVETEDLGVLEAEEREEVEQRLADALDDEARPDTAEPLAEDTAVAALSDELVEAATQIRKAVLTDRPVIVRHANTADGYLAGSALERAALPLVTEQHRRADAKYHYFDRRPIEGGVYDMDDATKDTTTMLDNRERHEEKLPLFVFVAAGGTRESLDGFDLLNVYGAPSVVIDDIDVDGAVVDTVDAVVSPSADAVSETTSTALAANVAAHVNEDVRDDLQHLPAVSFWEDIPEPYVDAASEAGYDETAVSELREAVALEAHYQSYEDKRELITDLVFGDDEEDVGGLAGHIAEQFREKVDEEVSTARANLDHRTVDGVDIAVLDTDAFTHQYEFPPESLLLDELHRDVRDESDAVLGISTDTMYVRANGDLDLHELVNEVSERVPEGGVATRSVREGTIRYLAGERPAVLDAMLDVLADEL
- a CDS encoding YIP1 family protein — translated: MTQWVENPTGGRDRGPTALVRAWVEILRRPRRFFRTGVGPGDQAPGLVFAAMVVLFEEVSRYAVVKLAQRGLLSTGPFDYPAIGGFSPGVAVLALFAILVFVTPATVHLTAALQTLLLLPVASDRGGVSETVQVMCYAMAPCLLAGLPSAEVRVLVTAWGAGLYLIGTAVVHNVRLPVAAIVGAIPAAIIFGYGFRGFQALSVLAANYGF